In Posidoniimonas polymericola, one genomic interval encodes:
- a CDS encoding glycoside hydrolase family 28 protein: MLGYVPIAAGKARAQNWQAPLPTIDQVGAACLPDTIAPIDAPFAMPQLRRPEFPPLTVDIRDKGATPDRKASDAIHAAIAEVHGAGGGTVLIPAGRWRSGRITLRSNVNLHLAEGAELYFSGELADYRPAVFTRHEGVELMSLGACIYALDADNIAVTGRGTLYGPADGPVKRQMMTQAVVEKFVPLDKPVAERVYEGQGGAPVFLPMFISPTRCTNVLIEGVTLEQTAFWNIVPVYCDRVIIRGVTVNSVGIPRGDGIDIESSRNVLIEYSTLNCGDDCFTLKAGRGADGVRVNRPTENVVIRHCLAKQGHGGVTVGSETAGVIRNLYVHDCVFDDTDVGIRLKTRRPRGGGGEHLTYERLRMRLSGKMFRCDMLGSAMYVGELATRLPPRPVDELTPFFRNVTIRNVLVEGATRMVHVTGIPESPLTDFTIENADIRGELLITADDVEQMTFRNVAIHSQISQLHLTDARGLLFDNVTFDVPGGQVEVSISGDRSSEIRFRDCQPPRPAGWQTGAFRNSPSRSQ, from the coding sequence ATGCTGGGCTACGTTCCGATCGCCGCTGGCAAGGCACGCGCCCAAAACTGGCAAGCTCCGCTTCCAACAATCGACCAGGTAGGCGCCGCGTGCCTGCCCGACACGATCGCACCAATCGACGCGCCGTTTGCAATGCCGCAGCTTCGCCGTCCCGAGTTTCCGCCGCTCACGGTCGACATCCGCGACAAGGGTGCGACGCCCGACCGCAAGGCGAGCGACGCCATCCACGCCGCGATCGCGGAGGTCCACGGCGCCGGGGGCGGGACGGTACTGATCCCTGCCGGCCGATGGCGGTCGGGTCGGATCACGCTCAGGAGCAACGTCAACCTGCACCTGGCCGAGGGCGCCGAGCTGTACTTTAGCGGCGAACTGGCCGACTACCGACCGGCGGTGTTCACGCGCCACGAGGGGGTCGAGTTGATGTCGCTGGGGGCGTGCATCTACGCGCTCGACGCCGACAACATCGCCGTCACCGGTCGGGGGACGCTGTACGGGCCAGCCGACGGGCCGGTTAAACGCCAGATGATGACCCAGGCGGTGGTCGAGAAGTTCGTGCCGCTCGACAAACCGGTCGCCGAGCGGGTGTACGAGGGGCAGGGCGGGGCGCCCGTCTTCTTGCCGATGTTCATCTCGCCCACCCGCTGCACCAACGTGCTGATCGAGGGGGTGACGCTCGAGCAGACCGCGTTCTGGAACATCGTCCCCGTGTACTGCGACCGCGTGATCATCCGCGGCGTGACCGTCAACTCGGTCGGCATCCCCCGCGGCGACGGCATCGACATCGAGTCGTCGCGCAACGTGCTGATCGAGTACTCCACGCTCAACTGCGGCGACGACTGCTTCACGCTCAAGGCAGGCCGCGGCGCCGACGGCGTCCGGGTGAACCGACCGACCGAGAACGTCGTGATCCGGCATTGCCTAGCGAAGCAGGGGCACGGCGGCGTAACGGTCGGCAGCGAAACGGCCGGCGTGATCCGCAACCTGTACGTGCACGATTGCGTCTTCGACGATACCGACGTCGGCATCCGACTAAAAACGCGCCGGCCGCGGGGCGGCGGCGGCGAGCACCTGACCTACGAGCGGCTGCGGATGCGGCTGTCGGGAAAGATGTTCCGCTGCGACATGCTCGGCAGCGCCATGTACGTCGGCGAACTCGCAACCCGACTGCCGCCGCGGCCAGTAGATGAACTGACGCCGTTCTTCCGCAACGTCACGATCCGCAACGTGCTGGTCGAGGGCGCCACACGGATGGTGCACGTCACCGGCATCCCCGAGTCGCCGCTCACCGATTTCACAATCGAGAACGCCGACATCCGCGGCGAGCTGCTGATCACCGCCGACGACGTCGAGCAGATGACGTTCCGCAACGTCGCGATCCACAGCCAGATCAGCCAGCTCCACTTGACGGACGCCCGCGGCTTGCTTTTCGACAACGTGACATTCGACGTGCCGGGCGGCCAGGTCGAGGTAAGTATCTCCGGCGACCGCAGCTCCGAAATCCGTTTCCGCGACTGCCAACCGCCACGCCCGGCGGGCTGGCAGACCGGCGCCTTCCGCAACTCGCCGTCGAGGTCACAATAG
- a CDS encoding multicopper oxidase family protein, translated as MTRLRSLTLFTASAFLLLAPAAARAQNILDVSTLTKYLDPAPNPLASGNVLTPTGTLDGAPLYEVEIKQFEQQLHSQLAPTTLWGYNGVFPGPTFNVNSGETIKVEWTNNLRDDNGQGLQHILPYDTTIHGAGPQFPQARTVTHVHGAVANEMSDGFPEQWFSSDPNAPANGITTHAPSGPAGNSFVATYTNNQRAAGNWYHDHSMGITRLNVYAGMAGMYFIRDAEENSLNLPSDEYEIPILIQDRSFYNDGSLYYPEGPGAISDPLGPLGDDFPSAASQVSSFYADANVVNGVVWPYMEVEPRKYRLRLLNGANARNYNLTLEPAAGAGASSLGFSQIGVDGGLLSTVAERDDLFLAPADRVDVVVDFSQFSPGDTVYLKNDDRRAVAGTTDEVMQFRIKDLSAPDASSLPNALSSISRYSQEELDNAPVRRLELVRDFDKYGRMELLLDGKKWSDETTEIIQRGQLEIWEFVNMTNMEHPMHLHMEAFQVVGRQDLSGNDVALEPWELGWEDTVNVGGRETLRIAVKFDEYTGTFVWHCHILEHEDSEMMRTFRIVDAPEPGAALLTGLLAAAGSLRRTRRRTR; from the coding sequence ATGACCCGACTCCGATCACTGACGCTATTCACCGCGTCTGCTTTTCTCCTGCTCGCCCCGGCCGCGGCTCGCGCGCAGAACATCCTCGACGTCAGCACCCTGACCAAGTACCTCGACCCGGCGCCGAACCCGCTCGCGTCGGGCAACGTGCTCACGCCGACCGGCACGCTCGACGGGGCTCCGCTCTACGAGGTTGAGATCAAGCAGTTCGAGCAGCAGCTCCACAGCCAGCTCGCACCGACCACGCTCTGGGGCTACAACGGCGTCTTCCCGGGGCCGACCTTCAACGTCAACTCGGGCGAGACCATCAAGGTCGAGTGGACCAACAACCTCCGCGACGACAACGGTCAAGGGCTGCAGCACATCCTGCCGTACGACACCACCATCCACGGCGCCGGCCCGCAGTTCCCGCAGGCCCGCACCGTGACCCACGTGCACGGCGCGGTGGCCAACGAGATGAGCGACGGCTTCCCCGAGCAGTGGTTCTCGTCGGACCCCAACGCGCCGGCCAACGGCATCACGACCCACGCCCCCTCGGGACCCGCCGGCAACAGCTTCGTCGCTACTTACACCAACAACCAGCGGGCGGCGGGCAACTGGTACCACGACCACTCCATGGGCATCACGCGGCTGAACGTCTACGCGGGCATGGCGGGGATGTACTTCATCCGCGACGCAGAAGAGAACTCACTAAACCTGCCGTCCGACGAATACGAAATCCCAATACTGATTCAGGACCGCTCGTTCTACAACGACGGGTCCCTGTACTACCCCGAAGGCCCAGGAGCGATAAGCGACCCGCTCGGGCCGCTAGGTGATGACTTCCCGAGCGCGGCGTCGCAGGTGTCGTCGTTCTACGCCGACGCCAACGTGGTGAACGGCGTTGTGTGGCCGTACATGGAGGTCGAGCCCCGCAAGTACCGCCTCCGCCTGCTGAATGGGGCCAACGCCCGCAACTACAACCTGACGCTCGAGCCCGCGGCAGGCGCCGGCGCCAGCTCGCTGGGGTTCTCCCAGATCGGCGTGGACGGCGGGTTGCTCAGCACGGTGGCCGAGCGGGACGACCTGTTCCTAGCCCCGGCGGACCGGGTAGACGTGGTGGTCGACTTCTCGCAGTTCAGCCCCGGCGACACCGTGTATCTCAAGAACGACGATCGCCGGGCCGTGGCCGGGACCACCGACGAGGTCATGCAGTTCCGCATCAAGGACCTGAGCGCGCCGGACGCCAGCAGTCTGCCGAACGCGTTGTCGTCGATCTCCCGGTACTCGCAAGAAGAGCTTGACAACGCCCCGGTGCGTCGCCTGGAACTCGTCCGCGACTTTGACAAGTACGGCCGCATGGAACTGCTGCTGGACGGCAAGAAGTGGTCCGACGAAACCACCGAGATTATCCAGCGGGGGCAGCTCGAGATCTGGGAGTTCGTCAACATGACCAACATGGAACACCCAATGCACCTGCATATGGAAGCCTTCCAGGTGGTCGGGCGGCAAGACTTATCGGGCAACGATGTGGCCCTCGAGCCGTGGGAGTTGGGCTGGGAAGACACCGTCAACGTCGGCGGACGCGAGACCCTCAGGATCGCCGTCAAGTTCGACGAGTACACCGGCACCTTTGTCTGGCACTGCCACATCCTAGAGCACGAAGACTCCGAGATGATGCGAACCTTCCGGATCGTGGACGCGCCCGAGCCCGGAGCCGCGCTGCTGACCGGCCTGCTAGCCGCAGCGGGCAGTCTGCGCCGGACTCGGCGGCGGACCCGATAA
- a CDS encoding CNNM domain-containing protein, with protein sequence MAELTINLLAVIPTTGDAPQEGSYGMLTIYAIVALGFSFLCSVAEAVLLSVSPSYIATLQDSGGGSAARLKRMKENVDRPLSAILSLNTIAHTVGAAGVGAQAAGIWGSSAVGYASALMTLLILILSEIIPKTIGAVYWRQLAPSVAQGLEVLIWLLFPLVWMSELMTKLIAGEKQEIVTREEVAATAAMSSEAGELEHGEHRILTNLLKLRSLQVDDIMTPRTVIFAFPEETTVGELLSKRSKLPVSRIPVFEDSIDRTTGFVLKTDVLLAQANDQPDTKLKELRRPLKAIPATASLSDALELLLNQREHIALVVDEYGGADGLVTMEDVIETLLGAEIIDEHDQAADMQRVARRQWKKRLEAVGLEVEEPNAAADNPADAS encoded by the coding sequence GTGGCAGAACTGACAATCAACCTGCTGGCCGTGATCCCCACGACGGGCGACGCGCCGCAGGAGGGAAGCTACGGCATGCTCACGATCTACGCGATCGTGGCGCTCGGCTTCTCTTTCCTCTGCTCAGTCGCGGAGGCCGTGCTGCTGAGCGTCTCGCCTTCGTACATCGCGACCCTCCAAGACTCGGGCGGAGGCTCGGCGGCGCGGCTCAAGCGGATGAAGGAGAACGTCGACCGCCCGCTATCGGCCATTCTTAGCCTTAACACCATCGCCCACACCGTCGGCGCGGCCGGCGTCGGCGCCCAGGCAGCGGGCATCTGGGGAAGCTCGGCGGTCGGGTACGCGTCGGCCTTGATGACGCTGCTAATCCTGATTCTGTCAGAAATCATCCCTAAGACCATCGGCGCGGTCTATTGGCGGCAGCTCGCTCCTAGCGTCGCCCAGGGGCTCGAGGTGCTGATCTGGCTGCTGTTCCCGCTGGTCTGGATGTCGGAGCTGATGACCAAGCTGATCGCCGGCGAAAAGCAGGAAATTGTCACCCGCGAAGAGGTCGCCGCGACAGCCGCCATGAGTAGCGAGGCGGGCGAGCTCGAGCACGGCGAGCACCGGATCCTCACCAACCTGCTGAAACTCCGCTCGCTGCAGGTCGACGACATCATGACTCCGCGGACGGTCATCTTCGCGTTCCCCGAGGAGACGACGGTTGGCGAGCTGCTTTCAAAACGGTCCAAGCTGCCGGTGTCGCGGATCCCGGTGTTCGAAGACTCGATCGATCGCACCACCGGATTCGTGCTCAAGACCGACGTGCTGCTCGCCCAGGCCAACGACCAGCCGGACACCAAACTCAAGGAGCTGCGGCGGCCGCTCAAGGCGATCCCGGCGACCGCTTCGCTGTCGGACGCGTTGGAGCTGCTGCTCAACCAGCGCGAGCACATCGCATTGGTCGTCGACGAGTACGGCGGGGCCGACGGACTGGTCACCATGGAGGACGTCATCGAGACCCTGCTCGGCGCCGAGATCATCGACGAGCACGACCAGGCCGCCGACATGCAGCGGGTGGCGCGGCGGCAGTGGAAAAAACGCCTCGAGGCGGTCGGGCTGGAGGTGGAAGAGCCGAACGCTGCAGCCGACAACCCGGCCGACGCGTCGTAG